A single window of Syntrophotalea acetylenica DNA harbors:
- the dnaE gene encoding DNA polymerase III subunit alpha: MHKSSFVHLHVHTQYSLLDGAIRIGDLAKRAEACGMPAIAITDHGNMFGAVEFYSKLKGSPVKPIIGCEVYVAPGSRFEKSNLRGGDKAYHLVLLAQDLEGYRNLCRMVSCGYREGFYYKPRIDWELLRRHNKGLIALTACLGGELPTLIAQGKTEQALARARDMATVFDNKRLYLELQENFIAEQKPVNEGLIAIGKELGLPLVATNDCHYLTRESAAAHEVLLCVQTGKTMDDPDRFRFANDEFYLKTPEEMTELFQYAPEALANTLEIADRCNLELDFNTYHFPQYEKPEEKSLDQVLEENSWKGLEERLTEIRRLRPDFSAEHEQVYRDRLVRELECINSMGFPGYFLIVADFINWAKDNGIPVGPGRGSAAGSLVAYAIRITDIDPIPYNLLFERFLNPERVSMPDIDVDFCIYGREDVIDYVRHKYGEENVAQIITFGTMMAKGVIRDVGRALSMSYGDVDKIAKLVPAVLNITLKEALEQEPRLQELYDKDPQVKQLLDIALTLEGLTRHASTHAAGVVVTPNPLSEYLPLYTDPKSGAQVTQFPMKYVEKIGLVKFDFLGLKTLTVIANAVRLIREGKNPSFDLKLVRDDDAETYRLLSAGETTGVFQLESSGMKELLVKLKPSCFEDIIAVCALYRPGPLGSGMVDDFILRKHGKKEITYDFPQLEPILKDTYGVIVYQEQVMLIAQVLARYSLGGADLLRRAMGKKKPEEMAKQKEIFMAGAAGNQLDVKKAEAVFDLMEKFAAYGFNKSHSAAYALVAYHTAYLKTHYPVEFMAALLTEDMENTDKVIKNINEVRSMGIEVLPPDINASSSSFTVHDNAIRFGLGAVKGVGAAAIEAILEARQEQPFASLHDLCERVDLRKVNKKVIEALIKCGAFDTLGGYRAQFLTVLEEAMEVGQKMQREKQEGQASLFGTEEIVSPRGTSYGVLPAMEEWPDKIKLGFEKESLGFYITGHPLGRYQEVIRRFANCTTAELAERADKEEVRLCGMVSGMRDLMTKKGERMAFVTLEDLSGFVEMVVFPDVYREAAEVLHADQPLLISGTVEVSEDTRKLMPREILPLQEVSRKETRRVHFRFQVPGLVDDLLHRLKEIILRHRGGCPVLMHLVIPNRSETVLRLPESLKIAPSDEMMEDIERLFGYNVVTFE; the protein is encoded by the coding sequence ATGCATAAATCCTCGTTTGTCCATCTCCACGTTCACACTCAGTACAGTCTTCTCGACGGCGCCATCCGCATCGGCGATCTGGCCAAACGGGCCGAAGCCTGCGGCATGCCGGCCATCGCCATCACCGACCATGGCAACATGTTCGGGGCCGTCGAATTTTACAGCAAACTCAAAGGCAGCCCTGTCAAGCCCATTATTGGTTGCGAAGTCTATGTCGCGCCCGGCTCCCGTTTCGAAAAGAGCAACCTGCGCGGCGGCGACAAGGCCTACCATCTGGTGTTGCTGGCGCAGGATCTCGAAGGCTACCGGAATTTGTGCCGCATGGTTTCCTGCGGATACCGGGAAGGATTTTACTACAAGCCACGCATCGACTGGGAGTTGCTGCGCAGGCACAACAAGGGGCTGATCGCGCTGACGGCATGCCTCGGCGGTGAACTGCCGACCCTGATCGCGCAGGGCAAAACCGAACAGGCGCTGGCCCGGGCTCGCGATATGGCGACGGTGTTCGATAATAAACGCCTGTATCTGGAGCTGCAGGAAAACTTCATCGCCGAGCAGAAGCCGGTCAACGAAGGCCTGATCGCCATCGGCAAGGAGCTGGGATTGCCGCTGGTCGCCACCAACGACTGCCACTATCTCACACGCGAGTCCGCCGCCGCGCACGAGGTGCTGTTGTGCGTTCAGACCGGCAAGACCATGGACGATCCCGACCGCTTCCGCTTTGCCAACGACGAATTCTACCTGAAGACCCCCGAGGAGATGACGGAGCTTTTTCAATACGCCCCGGAAGCGCTCGCCAACACCCTGGAGATTGCCGATCGCTGCAATCTTGAGCTTGACTTCAATACCTATCATTTCCCCCAGTACGAGAAGCCGGAAGAAAAATCCCTCGACCAGGTTCTGGAAGAGAATTCCTGGAAGGGGCTGGAGGAACGCCTGACGGAGATCCGCCGGCTGCGTCCCGATTTTTCCGCCGAACACGAGCAGGTCTATCGTGACCGGCTGGTGCGGGAACTCGAATGCATCAACAGCATGGGTTTCCCGGGCTATTTTCTGATCGTGGCCGATTTCATCAACTGGGCCAAGGACAACGGCATCCCGGTCGGCCCCGGTCGTGGCAGCGCTGCGGGTTCGCTTGTGGCTTACGCCATCCGCATTACCGATATTGATCCCATCCCCTACAATCTGCTGTTCGAGCGTTTCCTCAATCCCGAGCGTGTATCGATGCCTGATATCGATGTCGATTTCTGCATTTATGGGCGAGAGGACGTTATCGACTATGTGCGCCACAAGTACGGGGAGGAAAATGTCGCCCAGATCATCACTTTTGGCACCATGATGGCCAAGGGGGTGATCCGCGACGTCGGCCGCGCCCTCAGCATGTCCTACGGCGACGTGGACAAGATTGCCAAGCTGGTGCCCGCGGTTCTCAATATCACCCTGAAGGAGGCCCTCGAACAGGAACCGCGTCTGCAGGAACTCTACGACAAGGATCCCCAGGTCAAACAGCTGCTCGATATCGCTCTCACCCTTGAGGGACTCACCCGGCATGCTTCGACCCATGCCGCCGGCGTGGTGGTTACCCCCAATCCACTGTCGGAATACCTGCCGTTGTACACCGATCCCAAATCGGGGGCTCAGGTTACCCAGTTTCCGATGAAGTACGTCGAGAAGATCGGCCTGGTGAAGTTTGATTTTCTCGGGCTGAAAACCCTGACGGTGATCGCCAACGCCGTGCGCCTGATTCGCGAAGGCAAAAATCCTTCCTTCGATCTCAAGCTGGTGCGGGATGATGATGCCGAGACCTACCGGCTGCTGTCCGCCGGCGAGACCACGGGGGTGTTTCAGCTGGAGTCCTCCGGCATGAAAGAACTGCTGGTCAAGCTCAAACCGAGCTGCTTCGAGGACATCATCGCGGTCTGCGCCCTCTATCGGCCAGGCCCTCTGGGCTCGGGCATGGTGGATGACTTTATCCTGCGCAAGCACGGCAAGAAGGAAATCACCTACGATTTTCCGCAGCTTGAACCGATTCTGAAGGATACCTACGGGGTCATCGTCTATCAGGAACAGGTCATGCTCATTGCCCAGGTGCTGGCCCGCTATTCCCTGGGCGGCGCCGATTTGCTGCGGCGCGCCATGGGCAAGAAAAAGCCCGAAGAGATGGCCAAGCAGAAGGAAATCTTCATGGCGGGGGCCGCCGGCAATCAGCTCGACGTCAAAAAAGCCGAGGCGGTTTTCGATCTGATGGAAAAATTCGCCGCCTACGGATTCAACAAATCCCATTCGGCGGCCTATGCGCTGGTTGCCTACCACACCGCTTACCTGAAGACCCACTATCCGGTGGAGTTCATGGCCGCGCTGTTGACCGAGGACATGGAGAACACCGATAAGGTCATCAAGAACATCAACGAAGTGCGCTCCATGGGGATCGAGGTGCTGCCGCCGGACATCAACGCTTCGAGCAGTTCCTTTACGGTGCATGACAATGCCATCCGTTTTGGTCTCGGGGCGGTCAAAGGGGTCGGTGCGGCCGCCATCGAGGCAATTCTCGAAGCCCGTCAGGAGCAGCCTTTCGCCTCTCTGCACGATTTGTGCGAGCGGGTCGATCTGCGCAAGGTCAACAAAAAAGTCATCGAGGCCCTCATCAAGTGCGGTGCCTTCGACACCCTTGGCGGATACCGCGCCCAGTTTCTGACCGTGCTGGAAGAAGCCATGGAAGTCGGCCAGAAAATGCAGCGCGAAAAGCAGGAGGGGCAGGCGTCTCTGTTCGGAACCGAAGAAATTGTTTCACCGCGCGGCACCAGTTACGGTGTGCTCCCCGCGATGGAAGAATGGCCGGATAAAATCAAGCTCGGGTTTGAAAAGGAATCCCTCGGATTTTATATTACCGGCCATCCCCTGGGACGCTACCAGGAGGTCATCCGGCGTTTCGCCAACTGTACCACCGCCGAACTTGCGGAGCGGGCGGATAAGGAGGAAGTGCGCCTGTGCGGCATGGTCAGTGGCATGCGCGACCTGATGACCAAAAAGGGCGAGCGCATGGCCTTCGTCACCCTGGAGGACTTAAGCGGTTTCGTGGAAATGGTGGTGTTCCCCGACGTTTATCGAGAAGCGGCCGAAGTGCTGCATGCCGATCAGCCGCTGCTGATCAGCGGCACGGTGGAGGTGTCGGAAGATACCCGCAAGCTCATGCCCCGGGAAATCCTGCCCTTGCAGGAGGTCAGCCGCAAGGAGACCCGAAGGGTTCATTTCCGGTTTCAGGTGCCCGGGCTTGTCGACGATCTGCTGCACCGTCTCAAGGAAATCATTCTTCGCCATCGGGGCGGCTGCCCGGTGCTGATGCATCTGGTGATTCCCAACCGCAGTGAAACGGTTCTGCGCCTGCCGGAAAGCCTTAAAATTGCCCCCTCGGACGAAATGATGGAAGACATCGAACGCCTGTTTGGGTACAATGTGGTCACTTTTGAATAA
- a CDS encoding Maf family protein: MKILVLASTSPYRMQLMRQLGLPFHVAAPQYQERISQDIAPELLVKHQAAGKARSLAEKYPDALIVGSDQVFVDATGRIVGKPAGFEAAVRQLRGMVGKTHTFYTGLSVYDSNRDEAVTDFTTFRVTLRPLSEDQIRTYLLRENPLDCAGAFKIEGLGIALMQRLDGEDYTALIGLPLIKLVDFLAHFGVRVLGDETHS, from the coding sequence ATGAAGATCCTGGTTCTCGCTTCCACCAGCCCTTACCGGATGCAGCTGATGCGGCAGCTGGGTCTGCCGTTTCATGTCGCTGCGCCCCAGTATCAGGAACGGATATCCCAGGACATCGCGCCGGAGTTGCTGGTCAAGCATCAGGCTGCCGGCAAGGCCCGAAGTCTGGCGGAAAAATACCCCGATGCGCTGATTGTCGGATCCGATCAGGTGTTTGTGGACGCGACCGGAAGAATCGTCGGCAAACCGGCCGGTTTCGAAGCCGCGGTGCGGCAGTTGCGCGGCATGGTCGGCAAAACCCACACCTTTTATACCGGATTGTCGGTCTATGACAGCAACCGGGATGAGGCCGTGACCGATTTTACGACATTCCGGGTGACCCTGCGGCCTCTTTCGGAAGATCAGATCCGGACATATCTGCTGCGGGAAAACCCCCTGGACTGCGCCGGCGCCTTCAAGATCGAAGGGTTGGGCATCGCTCTTATGCAGCGCCTTGACGGGGAGGATTATACGGCCCTTATCGGCTTGCCTTTGATCAAGCTGGTGGATTTCCTGGCGCATTTCGGGGTCAGGGTGCTCGGGGACGAGACGCATTCTTGA
- a CDS encoding helix-turn-helix transcriptional regulator — MTAAKADGRGRPPRKYSQAARLHDLVRMLEARHGSTVEELAEECGVNRRTVYRDLQAIQEAGYPLVKEFSGDGRILYRFVSGFSRIPPITFSLSELMTLYLCRSQLGLLEGTPFIDDLDAVFGRIRASLPPRSVAHLERLSQTVTPMFQGRRDYSGKRDILEALRRALLYQYRCSLRYAPARRPAADYLCDPYTLLFFKDALYLVGYVHNRKAMRRFLVDRIETVQVLEGRFEMPEKFDLDAVDRQAFGMVGDKPQLIRIRFFPEVAHLIRERRWHPTQNLDEQPDGSLILSLRAGGHKEILAWLYSFLPHLEVLAPDALRQDFIAGLQKPLDRMAQL; from the coding sequence GTGACGGCCGCGAAAGCCGACGGCCGCGGTCGCCCGCCGCGCAAGTACAGTCAGGCGGCGCGTCTGCACGATCTGGTCCGCATGCTTGAAGCCCGTCACGGCAGTACTGTGGAAGAACTGGCGGAGGAGTGCGGCGTCAACCGCCGCACCGTTTATCGCGACCTGCAAGCCATTCAGGAAGCCGGCTATCCCCTGGTCAAGGAGTTCTCGGGGGATGGCCGGATTCTTTACCGGTTTGTTTCCGGTTTCTCCAGGATCCCGCCCATCACCTTTTCCCTCTCCGAGCTGATGACCCTCTATCTGTGTCGCTCCCAGCTCGGCCTGCTGGAGGGAACACCCTTCATTGACGATCTGGACGCCGTGTTCGGTCGCATTCGCGCCAGTTTGCCGCCGCGCAGCGTGGCGCATCTTGAACGCCTCTCCCAGACGGTCACACCAATGTTCCAGGGACGCCGCGACTACAGCGGAAAACGGGACATTCTGGAAGCGCTGCGCCGTGCTCTGCTGTATCAGTATCGATGCTCCCTCCGTTACGCTCCGGCCCGCCGGCCGGCGGCCGATTATCTGTGTGATCCGTATACCCTGCTGTTTTTCAAAGACGCCCTGTACCTGGTCGGTTACGTGCACAACCGCAAGGCGATGCGCCGTTTTCTGGTCGATCGTATCGAAACGGTGCAGGTCCTGGAAGGCCGTTTTGAGATGCCGGAGAAATTCGATCTCGATGCCGTCGACCGGCAGGCCTTCGGCATGGTCGGTGACAAGCCGCAGTTGATACGGATACGGTTTTTTCCTGAAGTGGCGCATCTCATCCGTGAACGCCGCTGGCACCCTACGCAGAACCTCGATGAACAACCTGACGGATCCCTGATCCTGTCCCTGCGGGCTGGCGGGCATAAAGAGATTCTTGCCTGGCTGTATTCCTTTTTGCCCCATCTCGAAGTTCTGGCGCCGGACGCTCTGCGGCAGGACTTTATTGCCGGCTTACAGAAGCCTCTGGACAGAATGGCGCAGTTGTGA
- the guaA gene encoding glutamine-hydrolyzing GMP synthase, with the protein MSQDIHGEKILILDFGSQYTQLIARRVREAHVYCELHPFDMDLQAIRAFEPSGIILSGGPKSVYEEGAPVVEEALFELGVPVLGICYGMQLMSRHFGGRVVPAGKREYGHANLMPCGTPGPLFNDFFVEGKSPVWMSHGDHVEAVPAGFEVVGYSDNAPVCAIQNVERNLYGVQFHPEVNHTPRGEQLLDTFVRQVCGCTGQWTPGHIIEDAVNRIREQVGRERVILGLSGGVDSSVAAALIQRAIGDQLVCVFVDNGLLRLDEGDQVMRTFAQNMGVNVIRVNAQDRFMTALEGVEDPERKRKIIGNLFVEIFEEESVRIEDATWLAQGTIYPDVIESAGAKTGKAHNIKSHHNVGGLPEHMKLKLLEPLRELFKDEVRAIGEELGLPHQMVYRHPFPGPGLGVRILGEVKKEYADILRRADAIYIEELYRTGHYDKISQAFAVFLPVRSVGVMGDGRTYEYVIALRAVETRDFMTAGWYPLPYAEMAHISGRIINEVKGVNRVVYDISSKPPATIEWE; encoded by the coding sequence ATGTCCCAGGATATCCATGGTGAAAAGATACTTATACTCGACTTTGGCTCCCAGTATACCCAGCTGATTGCCCGGCGGGTGCGCGAGGCCCATGTCTATTGCGAGTTGCATCCCTTTGACATGGATCTGCAGGCGATCCGCGCGTTCGAGCCCAGCGGCATTATTCTTTCGGGTGGTCCCAAGTCGGTGTACGAGGAGGGCGCGCCGGTGGTGGAAGAGGCCCTGTTCGAACTGGGTGTTCCGGTTCTGGGAATCTGTTACGGCATGCAGCTGATGTCCCGCCATTTCGGTGGTCGGGTGGTGCCGGCCGGCAAACGCGAATACGGGCATGCCAACCTGATGCCCTGCGGCACGCCCGGTCCGCTGTTCAACGATTTTTTCGTCGAGGGCAAAAGCCCGGTATGGATGAGCCACGGCGACCATGTCGAGGCCGTGCCCGCGGGATTCGAAGTGGTTGGGTACAGTGACAACGCGCCGGTGTGCGCCATCCAGAATGTGGAGCGTAACCTGTACGGCGTACAGTTCCACCCCGAAGTCAATCACACGCCGCGCGGCGAGCAACTGCTCGATACTTTTGTGCGCCAGGTCTGCGGCTGTACCGGTCAATGGACCCCCGGCCACATCATCGAGGACGCGGTGAACCGCATTCGCGAGCAGGTTGGCCGGGAGCGGGTGATCCTCGGCCTGTCCGGTGGCGTCGATTCCTCTGTCGCCGCGGCGCTGATTCAGCGCGCCATCGGTGACCAGCTGGTCTGCGTTTTCGTCGATAACGGGCTGCTGCGCCTGGACGAGGGGGATCAGGTGATGCGCACCTTCGCTCAGAACATGGGCGTCAACGTAATCCGTGTCAATGCGCAAGACCGTTTCATGACCGCCCTGGAAGGGGTTGAGGATCCGGAGCGCAAGCGCAAGATCATCGGCAATCTGTTCGTGGAGATCTTCGAGGAAGAGTCCGTCAGAATCGAGGATGCCACCTGGCTGGCCCAGGGTACCATCTATCCCGACGTCATCGAGTCGGCCGGTGCCAAGACCGGCAAGGCCCACAACATCAAGAGCCACCACAATGTCGGCGGGCTGCCCGAGCATATGAAGCTCAAACTGCTGGAGCCGCTGCGCGAACTTTTCAAGGACGAAGTGCGTGCCATCGGAGAAGAGCTCGGCCTGCCTCACCAGATGGTTTACCGTCACCCTTTCCCCGGACCGGGGCTGGGGGTGCGCATACTCGGCGAGGTCAAAAAGGAATACGCCGATATCCTGCGCCGCGCCGATGCCATCTATATCGAAGAGTTGTACCGCACCGGGCATTACGACAAGATCAGCCAGGCGTTCGCCGTGTTTCTGCCGGTCAGGAGCGTCGGCGTCATGGGCGACGGACGCACCTACGAATATGTCATCGCCCTGCGCGCCGTGGAGACCCGGGATTTCATGACCGCCGGCTGGTATCCGCTGCCCTATGCGGAGATGGCTCACATCAGCGGCCGCATCATCAACGAGGTCAAGGGCGTCAACCGGGTGGTCTACGATATTTCCAGCAAGCCTCCCGCGACCATCGAGTGGGAATAG
- the guaB gene encoding IMP dehydrogenase produces the protein MQAPGNIIEGLTFDDVLLIPAHSTVLPKEVELTTQLTRDIQLNIPLLSAAMDTVTESRAAIGMAREGGMGILHKNMTPQDQALEVDQVKKSESGMIVDPITMRPEQKIYEALEVMEKYRISGVPITTNGRLVGILTNRDLRFETQLDQPISNVMTKDDLVTVPPGTTLEEAKYHLHKHRIEKLLVVDDDYQLKGLITIKDIEKVRKYPFACKDDIGRLRVGAAVGVGADREERLEALVRAGVDVVVLDTAHGHSQTVLDALADTRRAYPELQLIAGNIATAEAAEALIRAGADAVKVGIGPGSICTTRVVAGVGVPQISAIMDVAKVTRKAGIPLIADGGIKYSGEVPKAIAAGADVIMIGSLFAGTEESPGETILYQGRTYKSYRGMGSLGAMKQGSKDRYFQSDVESEVKLVPEGIEGRVPFRGSLSENIHQLLGGLRAGMGYTGCRTLGELQTRARFIRITNAGLRESHVHDVAITHEAPNYRVERSF, from the coding sequence ATGCAGGCTCCCGGCAATATTATCGAAGGCCTAACTTTTGACGACGTTCTGCTTATTCCCGCACACTCAACGGTTCTCCCCAAGGAAGTCGAGCTGACCACGCAACTGACCCGCGATATCCAGCTCAATATCCCGCTGCTGTCCGCCGCCATGGATACCGTTACCGAGTCCCGCGCCGCCATCGGCATGGCACGGGAAGGGGGCATGGGGATCCTTCACAAGAATATGACACCGCAGGATCAGGCCCTGGAGGTTGATCAGGTCAAGAAGTCCGAGAGCGGCATGATCGTCGATCCCATTACCATGCGCCCGGAGCAGAAAATCTACGAGGCTCTGGAAGTGATGGAAAAATACCGCATCTCCGGTGTGCCGATCACCACCAACGGTCGTCTGGTCGGTATTCTGACCAATCGCGATCTGCGTTTTGAAACCCAGTTGGACCAGCCTATCTCCAATGTCATGACCAAGGATGACCTGGTCACCGTTCCGCCCGGAACCACCCTCGAAGAGGCCAAGTATCATCTGCACAAGCATCGCATCGAAAAACTGCTGGTGGTCGACGATGATTACCAGCTCAAGGGCCTGATTACCATCAAGGATATCGAGAAGGTCCGCAAGTATCCTTTCGCCTGCAAGGACGATATCGGTCGCCTGCGCGTCGGCGCGGCGGTTGGCGTCGGAGCTGATCGCGAGGAACGGCTTGAGGCGCTGGTGCGGGCCGGTGTCGATGTTGTGGTGCTCGATACCGCTCACGGCCACTCCCAGACGGTTCTGGACGCGCTGGCCGATACCCGACGCGCCTATCCCGAGCTGCAGCTTATCGCCGGCAACATCGCCACGGCCGAGGCCGCCGAAGCGCTGATCCGGGCCGGCGCCGATGCCGTCAAGGTCGGCATCGGACCGGGTTCCATCTGCACCACGAGGGTGGTTGCCGGGGTTGGCGTGCCGCAGATCTCCGCCATCATGGATGTGGCCAAGGTGACCCGCAAGGCGGGCATTCCGCTGATCGCCGACGGCGGAATCAAATATTCCGGCGAGGTGCCCAAGGCCATTGCCGCCGGTGCCGATGTCATCATGATCGGTTCGCTGTTTGCCGGAACCGAGGAGTCCCCCGGCGAGACCATCCTCTACCAGGGGCGTACCTATAAATCCTATCGCGGTATGGGCAGCCTCGGCGCCATGAAGCAGGGCAGCAAGGACCGTTATTTCCAGAGTGACGTCGAGTCGGAGGTCAAGCTGGTCCCGGAAGGGATCGAGGGGCGCGTGCCGTTTCGCGGCAGCCTGTCGGAGAACATCCATCAGCTGCTCGGAGGCCTGCGTGCCGGCATGGGGTATACCGGCTGCCGCACCCTCGGGGAACTGCAGACCAGGGCCCGGTTCATTCGAATCACCAACGCCGGTTTGCGCGAATCCCACGTCCACGATGTCGCCATAACCCATGAAGCGCCCAACTATCGCGTCGAACGCAGTTTCTGA
- a CDS encoding M42 family metallopeptidase, with product MNDRAVNFLKELVETPSPSGFEQPVQRVMRRELEPVADEVRTDVMGNVIARIGAASDGALRVMLAGHCDEIGFMVRYIDDKGFIYFAPIGGVDAHLVPGQRVHVHTAAGPVLGVVGKKPIHLMEAKDRETVVKLTSQFIDLGCVDAEAARNLVAVGDPVTFAVGFEPLQGALAASRGFDDKMGAFIVAEVLRAVRRRGVPPVEVFGVSTVQEEVGLRGATTSTFGIDPHIGIAVDVGFASDVPGVEMKEIGEFKVGGGPIISRGANIHPALFELLVRTAREEDIPCQIMGAPRGTGTDANAMQLSRAGVAAALVQVPLRYMHSPVEVLSLDDIDATIRLLTGVLFRLDNRFPIIPD from the coding sequence ATGAATGATCGTGCAGTGAATTTTTTGAAGGAGCTGGTCGAAACCCCGAGTCCTTCGGGGTTCGAACAGCCGGTGCAGCGTGTCATGCGCCGCGAGCTGGAGCCCGTGGCCGACGAGGTGCGTACCGATGTGATGGGTAACGTCATCGCGCGCATCGGCGCGGCATCCGATGGGGCGCTGCGGGTGATGCTGGCCGGGCATTGCGATGAAATCGGTTTCATGGTGCGCTATATCGACGACAAGGGATTTATCTATTTTGCCCCCATCGGCGGCGTCGATGCTCATCTGGTGCCGGGGCAGCGGGTGCATGTGCATACCGCCGCCGGCCCGGTGCTCGGCGTCGTGGGTAAAAAGCCCATTCACCTGATGGAGGCCAAGGATCGCGAAACGGTGGTTAAGTTGACCAGCCAGTTCATCGATCTGGGCTGCGTGGACGCCGAGGCCGCCCGCAACCTGGTGGCGGTGGGGGATCCGGTCACTTTCGCCGTCGGTTTCGAGCCACTGCAGGGCGCGTTGGCAGCCTCCCGGGGATTCGACGACAAGATGGGGGCGTTCATCGTCGCCGAGGTGTTGCGCGCCGTGCGTCGGCGCGGTGTGCCACCGGTCGAGGTTTTCGGCGTCTCCACGGTGCAGGAGGAAGTCGGCCTGCGGGGCGCGACCACCAGCACCTTTGGCATCGATCCTCACATCGGCATTGCCGTCGATGTCGGTTTCGCCAGCGATGTGCCGGGGGTTGAAATGAAAGAGATCGGTGAGTTCAAGGTCGGCGGCGGTCCCATCATCTCCCGCGGCGCCAATATCCATCCGGCTTTGTTCGAACTGCTGGTGCGTACTGCCCGTGAAGAGGATATCCCCTGTCAGATCATGGGCGCGCCGCGCGGTACCGGTACCGACGCTAACGCCATGCAGTTGTCCCGCGCGGGGGTGGCCGCGGCCCTGGTGCAGGTGCCCCTGCGCTACATGCATTCGCCGGTAGAGGTGCTGTCCCTGGATGACATCGATGCCACCATTCGGCTGTTGACCGGGGTGCTGTTCCGGTTGGACAACAGGTTTCCCATCATTCCGGATTGA
- a CDS encoding histidinol phosphate phosphatase domain-containing protein, producing MIDLHTHTVFSDGELIPAELTRRAAVAGYRAIGITDHGDPSNIDLIIPRIARVAAVLGDAWGLTVLPGIELTHVPPAMIAEVAREARKLGARLVVCHGETIVEPVAPGTNRAALEADIDVLAHPGLLSEEEATLAARRGICLEITTRKGHSLTNGHVARLALAAGAVLIVNTDSHAPGDLTPLAQARRIALGAGLSETQFQQTRQNSEDLVRKLGGF from the coding sequence ATGATCGATCTGCATACCCATACTGTTTTCAGCGACGGCGAACTGATCCCGGCGGAGCTGACGCGTCGCGCCGCGGTTGCCGGTTATCGTGCCATCGGCATCACCGATCACGGCGACCCGAGCAATATCGACCTGATCATACCGCGCATTGCCCGGGTTGCCGCGGTGCTGGGCGATGCCTGGGGATTGACGGTGCTGCCGGGCATCGAGCTGACCCACGTGCCTCCGGCGATGATCGCCGAAGTGGCGCGCGAGGCGCGCAAGCTCGGCGCCAGACTGGTGGTGTGCCACGGGGAGACGATTGTCGAGCCGGTTGCGCCGGGGACCAACCGCGCTGCCCTCGAAGCCGACATCGATGTCCTGGCCCATCCCGGTCTGCTCAGCGAAGAGGAGGCGACACTCGCCGCGCGACGCGGCATCTGTCTGGAGATCACCACCCGCAAGGGCCATTCCCTGACCAACGGCCATGTGGCCCGGCTGGCTCTCGCGGCCGGGGCGGTTCTGATCGTCAACACCGACAGCCATGCGCCGGGTGATCTGACACCGCTGGCGCAGGCGCGTCGCATCGCTCTGGGGGCCGGCCTCAGCGAAACCCAGTTTCAGCAGACGCGGCAGAATTCGGAAGACCTGGTGCGTAAACTCGGGGGATTCTGA